A stretch of the Uranotaenia lowii strain MFRU-FL chromosome 3, ASM2978415v1, whole genome shotgun sequence genome encodes the following:
- the LOC129752862 gene encoding uncharacterized protein LOC129752862, whose amino-acid sequence MEDYSILRKQERQLRASIKGVAYFVRDYKQELHESQIEVRLCLLESTMKKYYLVRQKLEVLLDAADSDEEKEDTKESEAAKKRRLQRQAEEREAKFDEETLEMEGQYCALKAALLALRPKKNESLSSSGSGEGAETMSRVKLPDIKLPGFDGKLRDWIPFRDTFFSLIHNNERLSDIDKFTYLRSAISGEALQEISSIELSSDNYQVACNMLEKRYENKKLIVKAYLDALFGIEPLKKESGEALNHLVSDFDRNIQMLGKIGEDTDKWSTLLAYMLCTRLDSVTLRQWESHHNSKDVPTYQKVMDFLRDQALVLQSIAPSRSEDIESRRYRTTVHTTSRIQNNCVFCGNSFHPASACGKFRAMSVPQRFGVVKMKRLCINCLGSGHFADRCSKGPCQISSFSEDMSFHVLPKITSDLPTTKVSLNGIKMPHDLVLADPEFWSPGPIDMIIGAEYFCNLLRSGKCKVSDDGPTLQETEFGWVVSGRVPDISFDTFT is encoded by the exons ATGGAAGACTACAGCATTTTGAGGAAGCAAGAGCGCCAGTTGAGAGCCTCAATTAAAGGAGTCGCTTATTTCGTGCGGGATTATAAGCAAGAGCTTCATGAATCCCAGATTGAAGTCAGATTGTGTCTGTTAGAGTCGACCATGAAAAAGTACTACCTGGTAAGGCAGAAATTGGAGGTGCTTTTGGATGCTGCCGACAGTGACGAGGAGAAAGAAGATACCAAGGAATCAGAGGCAGCAAAGAAACGCAGGCTTCAGAGGCAGGCTGAAGAACGTGAAGCAAAATTCGACGAAGAAACGCTGGAAATGGAAGGGCAGTACTGCGCATTGAAAGCAGCACTCTTGGCTCTACGTCCGAAGAAGAATGAGTCGTTGAGTTCTTCTGGATCAGGGGAAGGAGCTGAAACCATGTCACGCGTTAAGCTGCCTGACATCAAGCTGCCAGGTTTCGACGGGAAGCTCCGTGATTGGATTCCGTTTCGAGACACGTTCTTCAGCTTGATTCACAACAACGAACGTCTCTCTGATATCGATAAATTTACGTATCTACGATCAGCAATAAGTGGCGAAGCGCTTCAGGAGATAAGTTCTATCGAGTTGTCTTCTGATAATTACCAGGTAGCGTGCAACATGCTTGAGAAAAGGTACGAAAACAAGAAGTTAATTGTGAAGGCGTATTTGGACGCACTTTTCGGGATCGAACCTTTGAAGAAAGAAAGCGGCGAAGCTTTAAATCACCTGGTCAGTGATTTCGATCGGAATATCCAAATGCTGGGCAAGATAGGAGAGGACACCGATAAGTGGTCGACGCTGTTGGCATACATGTTGTGCACTCGTCTGGATTCAGTCACACTTCGTCAGTGGGAGAGTCACCATAATTCAAAGGATGTTCCGACGTACCAGAAGGTGATGGACTTTCTGAGGGATCAGGCATTGGTTCTGCAATCGATAGCACCGAGTAGGTCAGAAGACATCGAAAGTCGTCGCTATCGTACAACCGTTCACACCACATCGAGAATCCAGAACAACTGTGTGTTCTGTGGTAATTCGTTTCACCCAGCATCTGCGTGCGGCAAGTTCAGAGCGATGTCAGTGCCCCAGCGCTTTGGAGTGGTCAAGATGAAGCGGCTCTGCATCAATTGTTTGGGTTCTGGTCACTTTGCGGATCGTTGTAGCAAGGGACCATGTC AAATTTCTTCATTCTCGGAAGATATGAGTTTTCATGTGTTGCCTAAGATCACGAGTGATCTGCCCACCACCAAAGTATCGCTCAATGGGATCAAGATGCCTCATGATTTGGTATTGGCGGACCCTGAGTTTTGGAGCCCAGGTCCGATTGATATGATTATTGGGGCAGAATACTTCTGCAATTTGTTGCGTTCAGGCAAGTGTAAAGTTTCGGACGATGGTCCAACCCTGCAAGAAACTGAGTTTGGATGGGTTGTTTCCGGGAGAGTTCCGGATATTTC